One Pirellulales bacterium DNA window includes the following coding sequences:
- a CDS encoding enolase C-terminal domain-like protein, with protein MDRRDWLKQTTVAGAIGLPWLSACGASGLLGAADGKKLPPLAITDIKTVLTAPADIRLVVVKVLTSEPGLYGLGCATFTQRPRTVETAVEKYIKPFLIGKNPLAIEDVYQSSFVSSYWRNGPVLGNAISGVDQALWDILGKRAGLPVWQLLGGKCRKAVDTYRHATGESFEDVTDHARSLIEQGYRHVRAQVGLPNMATYGAGNKPKKTKAPPKPWEPAPYVRKIPRLFEHLRKELGDEVELLHDVHERVPPILAIQLAKDLEPFKLFFLEDPFSPEDVGYFTHLRRQTSTPIAMGELFNNPNEYVPLISGRLIDFIRIHISQIGGLTMARKVAALCEFFAVRTAWHGPGDVSPVGHAANVHLDIATPNFGIQEARAFTQAEQDVFPGCPELKDGYYWVSDRVGLGIDLDEKLAAKFPIEDDPPFDLEWGGVRRKDHSVVKP; from the coding sequence CGACGGTGGCGGGCGCAATCGGGCTGCCGTGGCTGTCCGCTTGCGGAGCAAGCGGGCTACTTGGGGCCGCCGACGGCAAGAAGCTGCCGCCGCTGGCAATCACCGACATCAAGACCGTGCTCACCGCGCCGGCCGATATTCGCCTGGTCGTCGTCAAGGTGCTGACCAGCGAGCCGGGACTCTACGGCCTGGGCTGCGCCACCTTCACACAGCGGCCGCGCACCGTCGAAACGGCGGTCGAAAAGTACATCAAGCCGTTCCTGATCGGCAAGAACCCGCTGGCCATCGAAGACGTTTATCAATCGTCGTTCGTCAGTTCTTACTGGCGCAACGGTCCCGTGCTGGGCAATGCCATCAGCGGCGTCGATCAGGCGTTGTGGGACATTCTGGGCAAGCGGGCCGGGCTTCCCGTCTGGCAACTCTTGGGCGGCAAGTGTCGCAAGGCGGTCGACACCTATCGCCACGCCACGGGCGAAAGCTTCGAGGACGTGACCGATCACGCGCGGTCGCTCATCGAGCAAGGCTACCGCCACGTTCGGGCACAAGTCGGCCTGCCGAACATGGCGACCTATGGCGCCGGCAACAAGCCCAAGAAGACCAAGGCGCCGCCCAAGCCTTGGGAGCCGGCCCCCTACGTGCGCAAGATTCCGCGGCTGTTCGAGCATCTGCGCAAGGAACTGGGCGACGAGGTTGAGCTGCTGCACGACGTTCACGAGCGCGTGCCGCCGATTCTGGCCATTCAGTTGGCCAAAGACCTGGAGCCGTTTAAGCTGTTCTTTCTCGAAGACCCGTTCAGCCCCGAAGACGTCGGCTATTTCACGCACCTCCGCCGGCAGACGAGCACGCCGATCGCCATGGGCGAGCTGTTCAACAATCCGAACGAATACGTGCCGCTCATCAGCGGCCGGTTGATCGACTTCATTCGCATTCACATTTCGCAGATCGGCGGCCTGACGATGGCCCGCAAAGTGGCGGCGCTGTGCGAATTCTTCGCGGTGCGCACCGCCTGGCACGGACCGGGCGACGTTTCGCCGGTCGGTCACGCCGCCAACGTGCATCTCGACATCGCCACGCCCAACTTCGGCATTCAAGAGGCCCGCGCCTTTACGCAGGCCGAGCAGGACGTTTTTCCCGGCTGCCCGGAACTGAAGGACGGCTATTATTGGGTCAGCGACCGAGTGGGCCTGGGCATCGATCTCGACGAGAAGCTGGCGGCGAAGTTCCCGATCGAGGACGACCCGCCCTTCGACCTGGAGTGGGGCGGCGTGCGGCGCAAGGACCATTCGGTAGTCAAGCCTTAA